One Dermatophagoides farinae isolate YC_2012a chromosome 1, ASM2471394v1, whole genome shotgun sequence genomic region harbors:
- the LOC124491501 gene encoding uncharacterized protein LOC124491501: MIMENNNRQQSQSIPIKFFAIQLLILLIIAVQTNGSQKFVPNGRYGRRSDLPPLSSINNNPSSSYDINRFVSSLTDADAMAMNQDAENMLLMMTMNGPQSVMNNNNLNWSASSNLAKQLWWLCAMNEDKIIMNRCLRSIPMIKMVLMKAAATDHSLMSEIDTQPQILQQPLKQQRQGQDQDRQ, encoded by the exons atgattatggaaAACAATAATCGGCAACAATCACAATCGATACCAATCAAGTTTTTTGCTATACAATTACTCATCCTATTGATAATTGCCGTACAGACGAATGGATCACAGAAATTTGTACCGAACGGTCGATATGGACGACGATCTGATTTACCACCATTGTCATccataaataataatccatcatcatcatatgatatTAATCGATTTGTTTCTAGTTTGACGGATGCCGATGCGATGGCCATGAATCAAG ATGCTGAAAacatgttgttgatgatgacaatgaatggACCACAATCAGTGatgaataacaataatcTTAATTGGTCAGCATCATCGAATCTGGCCAAACAGCTTTGGTGGCTATGTGCAATGAACGAGGacaaaataatcatgaatCGATGTTTACGAAG CATACCAATGATTAAGATGGTCTTGATGAAAGCTGCTGCTACTGATCATTCACTCATGTCCGAAATTGATACACAACCACAAATATTACAACAACCATTGAAACAGCAACGACAAGGACAAGATCAAGATCGTCAATGA
- the LOC142598180 gene encoding uncharacterized protein LOC142598180: MSKYTLEQRQKIVEIYHEHKSFAKTRQICRQLFGDEMVPNYLTIKRYLEKLDEYGHLENLKQWCYVRIGRKHIVKAERKKKSPKTSSSGKKEKMKNVSSKTKSKISKKNKK, from the coding sequence ATGAGCAAATATACGCTTGAACAACggcaaaaaattgttgaaatctATCATGAACATAAATCATTTGCCAAAACACGACAAATATGTCGACAATTATTTGGCGATGAAATGGTTCCGAATTATTTAACTATTAAACGTTATCTGGAAAAACTGGATGAATATGGCCATCTTGAAAATCTTAAACAGTGGTGTTATGTACGTATCGGTCGAAAGCATATTGTTAAAGCTGAACGTAAGAAAAAATCTCCaaagacatcatcatctggaaaaaaggaaaaaatgaaaaatgtttcaagTAAAACAAAGtcaaaaatttcgaaaaaaaataaaaaataa